A portion of the Pseudochaenichthys georgianus unplaced genomic scaffold, fPseGeo1.2 scaffold_635_arrow_ctg1, whole genome shotgun sequence genome contains these proteins:
- the LOC117443598 gene encoding uncharacterized protein, with amino-acid sequence MQLIGSSLRKGVPDEAYCLPSDGTKHILLTPSIAAQCGYSMESDLWGNTRIYTSFMGCFVDNKDDATFNVGLRLQMYGENPSDVVSHDVSQTCSYTRWASREILCNRNYMEVSHHMANLDAEAKGQTRDGKDEKLNAKLEASGASQGIWKMTFYTPEPVAMVLQEAEQAGYAAKTTSSRLVMRSPYNTAETYSEDVAGVPMEVFRVSAYYMAPQGLNVVNLAAACPKGGVLFTEDMISWHVPRRVTPLLDGRITVSEMHMGINGQKLDRSQMAARGYTLSTTDFHIVVEIPVGSPDGYYKSHAPDYQYHIT; translated from the exons ATGCAGCTGATTGGTTCATCACTGAGGAAAGGGGTCCCTGACGAAGCTTATTGTCTCCCCTCAGATGGCACCAAGCACATTTTGTTAACACCTAGCATAGCTGCTCAGTGTGGATACAGCATGGAGTCTGACCTGTGGGGTAACACCAGAATCTACACCTCCTTCATGGGCTGCTTTGTGGACAACAAG gaTGATGCTACATTTAACGTTGGCTTGAGACTCCAGATGTACGGCGAGAATCCATCAGACGTGGTCAGTCATGACGTGTCTCAGACTTGCAGCTACACTCGCTGGGCCTCCAGGGAGATCCTCTGCAACAGGAACTACATGGAA GTTTCGCACCACATGGCTAACCTTGATGCTGAAGCTAAGGGTCAGACTCGGGATGGTAAAGACGAGAAGCTCAACGCCAAGCTTGAA GCCTCTGGTGCATCACAAGGTATCTGGAAGATGACGTTTTACACCCCAGAACCAGTGGCCATGGTGTTGCAAGAGGCTGAACAAGCCGGCTACGCTGCCAAAACTACCTCCAGTCGCCTGGTTATGCGAAGCCCGTACAATACAGCAGAGACGTATTCAGAGGAT GTGGCTGGAGTCCCCATGGAAGTGTTCAGGGTGAGCGCCTACTACATGGCACCACAGGGTCTGAATGTAGTGAACTTGGCAGCTGCGTGTCCCAAAG GTGGCGTCCTCTTCACCGAGGATATGATCTCTTGGCACGTACCTCGCCGTGTGACTCCTCTGTTGGACGGCAGAATTACAGTCTCAGAAATGCACATGGGAATCAACGGGCAGAAGCTTGATAGATCTCAGATGGCCGCACGGGGGTACACACTGAGCACCACAGACTTCCACATCGTCGTCGAGATCCCAGTGGGCTCGCCTGATGGTTACTACAAG AGCCATGCCCCAGATTACCAGTACCACATCACCtaa